Below is a window of Ahaetulla prasina isolate Xishuangbanna chromosome 1, ASM2864084v1, whole genome shotgun sequence DNA.
TCTGGTTCTTGGGCAAGCAGAGGACGGTGGGCGCTGACCCAGAACTCTCTGTTTTTGTGACCTCTGGGGGATTTTTTGGCACTCGACGGCCGGCAACCTGACTGCCCTGGAGGCTTCTCTTTGGGGCaaatcactccccccccccccagaagtgTGCAATGAAGCCAAAACATCCATAATGGAAAGAATCCCTTCTGGCACTTTAAAGAGGAGGAAAAGCTTTTGCGCTGAAGGTCTTGGAATCAAATCCTGCTTGTTGGATTGGGGGAGGGGTTTGCACCCCCAACCGCTCACCAAAAGTGGCatctgaaaaaggaaggaagccGGAGGGCAGAGCCACATGCTTGGCAGTCACctgtcctccttcctcttcctcctcccttgtgCCGACCCGTGTCTGCTTGGCAAAGGCTGCTGCCCCAAAGGTTCTGCAGTTGAGAACTTGCTCCAGCTTGGCAGTGCCACTTTAGATGGCATTTCTGccgcctcctgctgctgccaaaAGCCAGCCGAGGGTCCCACGAGCCCtcctggggagggaggaggaggggttccAAGCAAaagcatctcccccccccccccggggtgtGTGATTTCTGCTTTTGGAGCAAAGCAGGCGAGACAGCCGGCTCTTgagaccccctccccccaaaaaaagtcccAGCCCAGCAGGATCTGTCcattgaggggggggggatgtaTATATtgtgaaaatggggagggggcagaccttttttttaaagaaaaaaacatagtGAAGCTATTCCTTTaataaacatgggaaaaattctcTTCGTTTGTCTGTTGGCAACGTCTGAGGTTTGGCTTGGAAGTGGTCTCTGGGCCCTTAGCTCCCGGGGGCCCCCCAGCACGTGTGTGGCAAAGCTGGCAGAGGTCCCGGGCAGCCTCTGGACTTAGCTGGGAGAACAGAGCAAGGAATAACAggatagcagaattggaagggacccctggaggtcttctagcccaactccctccccaagcaggagaccccagaccatttcagacaagttgactgtcctgtctcttcttgaaaacctccagagttTTTAAGGCCTGGGTGCCCCCGACTCCCTCTGCTGCTGGTGTGGTTGGGCCACCGAGACCCCAAAGCAGcagccggggaggggggggggaagcccttGGCTGATTGGAGCAGGGAGgtccggggggggaggagggaagagtcCTGGGGCCAGACTGAGGAAAGAATTAATTTCACTGGGCACAAGATGGCGAGGAAGCCTGGCAACCTTTCAAGGTTTGGGCTGTAAACAGCCTCCCTGCCAGGCCAGGCTAGGCTGCTCCTGAAGGGCAAAGCTGGCTCAGGGGCACTGAGTGGGCCTCTGGCACAGAATTCAAACGGGCAGGATCAGGCCTTGCCAGGCTGGTGTGCTGCAGGGAAGGGAACCTCGCTGGCAAAGCCAAGGAGGGGGCAGCGGCCGGCATGGCTGCTCTGAAGGGCAACTCCAGAGCCCAGCCAGGAGTTCGTTCTGACTGGGGCTGCAGGGCAGGTCTGGCGATGGGCCCCATGGGGTGGGACGCAGGGGTCCTCACACCCCCcgcacagataaataaatatagaaggtTGTTCTGTTGTAATTGGTGCCATCAGCCTGGAAGAGCAAGCAGCCACACAGCTGCAGGTGCCATGATCAgacttggtgtgtgtggggggggagttaAGGGAAGTGGGGAAGGGCCCCCCCCATACCCAAAGATGCCAGTCCTGGGCCCAGAGGCTTTGTGAGACTGGCATCTTTCCAACAGGAACACAAAAGGCCCCCCCCCATCTCTTGGTGATGCAGCCGGGGAGCCCCCAGAACCCAGCTTCAGGGACAAGGCCgtacctccccccccctttgccaAAGAACCAGCAGACCAGTTTGACAAGTGGCCCCATCACCCACTGACAAAAGGGGGGAGCAGAAAAACCCATCTTCCACAGAGCTGGTGGGCCCTGGAGTCCCACAGAAGATGAACCTTGGGGAGGGGAAGGGCTGGGGGAGGAGACTTCCTGCACCTTTCAAGGTGGCCCTTACAGCCTCCCTGCCCCCCTTCTGGTAGGGCTCACCGCCTCTCCTCTGGACTGCCCCCCACTCGCCCAACCAGGCTAAAATAAATCACATCTGATACCCAAATATTTTTATTCCAAGCACAGAAGTGGCGCTTCCTTGATCGGGaatttggagaggggaggggggaaagagagagagagagagaaagtttgcATAGATTACAGTCGGTACTTTAGACTTCTGAGACCTGAGATCGAGTCCCACCACTCTCGGCGACTGAAGAAAAGCCGGCCTCATGGCCTCAAGTTTCCTCTGTCTGCAAAACGGGTTTAATGGTGAATTTCCATCACACcgtcatatacacacacacggaGAGGGGAAagcagaagggaagagaaaaaaaagaggggggaaaaaaggccacAAAGTGATCAAACAGATGTTTGCCGAATGGACTTCCGGCGAAGGTCACGGGAACACCAGGGCGGGTGAGGAGGGAGGCCACGTGTGGATGGCCGGGGCATGCAGGCCAACCTCTTGCATAGCATCTTCACAAACGTGGGAGCTGGCACAGCctggtggttttttttggggggggggggaaatttccaCTGGGTttttaaaaggaggaggaagaaattaaaatgtGGGCAGGGGGAGGCGAGGAAGAGGAGCAACAAGCATCTAACTGGCAGGACCAATTTCCCACCAGGGTTTCTTCAGGGGGATTTGCCCAGGTAGAGGCTGTCCCTGCCCAAAGGGGCACAGGCCCCCTGGGAGAGGGAGGAGCACTGCTGGGGAAGGCCAAGATCCAGGTCGGGCACATGCCAGGACACTCCCCGCCTCTCTCTGCAGCCCGCTTCACAAGGGCCCCAAACTCTGTAATGCAGGGGCCACAATTCAGCTGATGCCGCCAGCTGCCCAGAGCCGAATGCCAGGCCCAACACAGAAGGGcagcccccacacacacacatttgcccTGGGAGCATTCAGACAAAGCCTTGGGGCTTCCTCGGGAGGGCAATCTTTGATGGCGgtcctgggtgtgtgtgtggagaaacTGCATGAGGAAACCATGCCAAATGGGGCAGGACGGGGCCCCTCCTTAAAAGGGCCCTTTGCAGCTGCAAAAGGGGAGCTGTAAGCCAgctgtccccctccccccacttccaaGGGGGCCTTTTCAAGCACTCTCAACTTGCCCACCTGTTTGGGGACCCTCCTCGTCCCCCACACCGGAGGGCAGAAATGAGGGGGGGTTAGAAATGTGGCAGATCTTCTCCTGACCCCTTTCAAGATGCTGATGCGAATGCTGGGAAGAACCAaccaggagggggaggggtccagagccccccccccaacccctcaggcctcctccttcctcttcctcctccagctTCATGTGGCACAGAGACGGCTGGCGTGCAACCCAGGAGAAACAGACGAAGCCAAGCGGTCCCACCTTGGGTCTCTCTTGGCATTGGGGGGTGAGCTTCATTCTCAGCCACAGATGGGGGGCTCTCCAGCCTCACTCCTCCCAAAGGGGTCCCAAAAAAGCCAAACTGCCCCTCCTCCAAAGTCTCGGTCAGGGCCGGAGGGAGGGGTGGCTGCAAACGGACATCCGGGCTCAGCGTCCAGCCGCCTGTCCGGGCTCACTGCCCCGTCCCGTAGGGCCAATTGAAGGAGCTGCCGGAGAGCAACATGTCCCGAATGAGGGTCTCGATGGGCGTCTTCCCCACCAGGCGCATGAAGAACAGCTGTGAGATGAGGGAGGCCGGGACGGCCCGCAGTGCAGGGAGCCGCAGGAGCAGCCGGCCGAAGCGCTGGGGCTGGGAGGGGTACTGGGAGCGGACGTACTCCGTCAGCGCCACCTGCGCCTTCTCCTGGAGGCTCTCCACGTGGGCCGGGTCTGAGAGGCCACAGGCGTCtgcaggaaagaggaagaagtgAGCCCCCAGCCCCAATTTGCTCCCTCTGCAGCGGGCTTCCGGCTCTCATTCTAGTCCTCATGGTCCCTTTGCAGAAGGTTGAATACtcaggggtcctgggtgctcccgGATTTTGGCGGTTTTGCCGcacacatttcatgacccaactaggtaacatcattagtgctagaagggaagggggtttgtggagaggaggaggagaactgtggggttcttgatgctcgttttcttgcagacgtttcatgatccaactaggtaacaacatcagcgcTACTAAGGAGTGGCGTTTTGTTTATGTaaatccactcccttctagcacagatgatgttacctaggtggataaagaaaaccactaagctcagggagcaccagggACACCAATTCCccccagagctacaaatattctcctttattgcttgaATTCCCAACGGAGAGATCGGCCTTGATAGCCTTTCTGGATACAGTGGGGGGCTTCTGACTCCACCTGGGCGCCCCCTTGCCTCCCGATCGTGCCAGAGAGCCAGGCCGGATCAGGCCTGCCTTAGGCGCTGGCACGACTGAGAGTTACACACACAATATCCTACCGGAGAAAAAGGGCAATCCAAGCAGCTCAGCCACCGGGACTTTTTGAATGGTATTGGCACCATGGCTGCCTTCTTGGGCTGGGAAGAGCAaagtgggatgggggggggggcagtgccAGCTGCCTCTGCCAATGAGGGTGCCCAGCAAAGCAGCTGCAGGAGGGCTGGTTACTGTCGTGGTTGCCAGGGAAGGCAGCCCCCCTTTGCTCCAGTTCCCCAAAAGCCTCCCATGGAGCAGGAAAATAGCCTTTAGGAAGGGGTGATCAAAGGGGCAGCCGGCAGCCAAGGCAGGGTGCCCCCCAGGGCTGCCTTTGCTCTCCCCACTTCCAGTACGCTGCACCCTGCTGGCAACTGATGGTGAGAGAACCAGAATTAGCAGGAGGGCCCAGGAAGATGCCAAGACAAAGCCAGGAATCCTTCCTAGAGCTGCCCCTCCCTTTGCCTGAAGAGcagttgggtgggggtggggggggctggaAAAGACATCTGAGAAGCCCCCAaacctttgcaaccttctcagcctTTGCAGAAGCCCTTGGAGCATCACCTCTCTTTGGCCACAGGGTGTCACTGTTGCACACCCCgttccctccccccgccccaacAAATCCAAGGCTGGGAATGGGGGGATGAGGAAGCCCAAAGAAGCTCCCCACCCCAATGCACATCCTTATTTAGTTTCAACTAAACCAAAATGCAAAATTGAAAAATGAAGCTTCAGCGCCAGATTGAGGCTTCTCTTTCTTAGAACCGGACCTTAGAACTCAGTTTTGGCttctccaatcaatcaatcaatcaatcaatcaatcaattaatcaatcagaatagagctgggttagggttagacaagtggctgtccagtctctttttaaaacctccagtgttggagcatccacaaggtctggtggcaaactgttccactggttaatcgtcctcactgttaggaagtttctccttcattccaggttgtttctctgtctctctgattagtttccatcggttgcttcttctcctgctttcaggtgctttggaaaagaggttgacccccctcttctttggggcagccccttataTATTGGAAAGCTGCTATCGTGtgttgtccgtccgtccgtctgtccatcccccgtcctccttttctctagccaaACTTAATTCTTGCAACCGTCCTTCATGTTTGTCTCCAGGCTTTTGATCATCCCCACCTCAAATttgccctgcccaggctcctGCTGACTGATAAAGTGACTTGCTTTACGACCATCATTGTGGTCATAATTAAAGGAATACCCGCACTCCTCCTGGAGGACAGCCTGCCTGCCCTTCTcagcttcctcttcctcaccagaGGCCAAGGCAGACCCTTCCCGGCCAGCACAAGGGGGCCCTGCCCAGCCTCTGCCCTCCAGTGCCAAGTATGACCAATGCCAGTCCTGGCCGAGTGAAGGAGCCGAGGGGGAAGGGGCTGCGACCCCACCAGGCCCTGCAGGAGGGGGCTCCTCTGGACAGGCAGCCTTGGGCTGGGAGAGAAGATAGGACAGTCCTTGGCTTGGGACGGACAGAACGACTTCTCCCAAAAGGTGCCAATGACCCAGTTCCAAGCCTCCAATGCCCTCCCCTGGTGGGATCACATTTTGGGGGCCGGCAACCATCTGACATCGATGGACGTTGGCCACGTCCCAGTCACATGGCGGCGAATCAGTTTCTGCTGAAAATCTGCATTTTCTTCCAGGTTCTTTTTGGCAATAACACCCCATAACAATCCATGGGTTGGCTTAATGACCGTCGCAAAATGGGTGTAGTAAAACCCGAAAAGTCACGGGGTGATCTGCTTTACAGGTGTTATGGGTGCACTTTGTtagggtcgtaagtcaaggattttcAATATTAACCTGCCCCaaaggggggcggggggaggatcCCATACTGAATCTGCATAAGGCCCAGACAGCCCGAGCCAAGCTAGCtcccagatagtcctcgatttacaacagttcatttagtgaccgttcaacggcactgaaaaatgagacttatgaccgttgttcaCACTTTTTGACCCCGTAGccgggtgatcaaaattcagacccttggcaactgattcaataGTTGTGACAGTCGCAGCCTTCCGGGGTCCTGCaagccccttttgcgaccttccaaaaaGTGAACTCGATGGGGGAAGCCCActtcaaaaaaggtcgtaaaataagccacagaaatttggggcacaatggcggtcataagtcgaggactagctgtgctGGGAGAGCGCAGAGTCCGGCAAGGGCGGCACCGTCTCTCCGgccttctctctctcacacacccacacacgcatgtgcatgcccagACACCCCCCGCAGGGCGCCCTCCCGATGCCCCGGGGCTAACCTGGCGTGAAGAGGGCGATGGCCTTGAGGCAGCTGAACTCGGCCGAGTCCACCTGCAGCCGGCTGAGCTTCTCCACCTGGTCCTGGAAGATACGGATCTGGTCCATGAAGGAGACCACCCGGTCGGCGGACATGGGGGCGGCGTGGAAACCGGCGGCGGCCAGCAGGGGCGCCATGTGGAGGGGCAGCGCGGACTGGGCGGCGTTGAGCACGAAGAGCTCGCTCCAGCTCAGCCGCAGCAGGGCCACCTGGTCCGAGACGGGCAGCTCAGGGAAGAAGGGGATGTTGCGCGCCCACTCCACCGTGCTGAAGAGCAGCCGGGCGGCCAGCTCACAGATGTTGTCGATGCCCATCACGCTGCCCTGCTGGGCGTACTGGGAGCTGAAGCGGGCGCTGGGGTAGGGCTCAGCCCGCAGCAGCTGCGAGATCAGCTCCGAGACCGGCTGCCCGTTGTAGTAGTCCCCGCTCTGCACCGCATTGGGGCTGGCGCTGGCGTGGCTGGGGGGGATACGGCCCCTCTGGACGGCTGTGCGGAGGAAACAAGGGAGAGGGCGGGTCAAGGTGTGGGTGGACCCTCCCCCACTCCCATCAAGGTGGCTTCGGCAGCTGAGAAGGTGCCCTTTGGCCCCAGTTTGGCATCCGAAGGAGAGAGCCTGCTGCTGCTTGCCCAGGAAAGGTGCCAAGGCCCGAGGCCACCTGGCGCCTTTCCCCACCTCTGGCCTCATTTTCCAGCTGTGACCTCTGCCCTGGCTGGGTCACGTGAgccccctccccgccccagcCCCGCAGGTGCCGTGCCCTCCTGGCAGGCCTGCTCAACCGGTCCTTCCC
It encodes the following:
- the NR2F6 gene encoding nuclear receptor subfamily 2 group F member 6; amino-acid sequence: MAMVTGGWGEAAGGGGGGESNGLEKGYPRPAEDDSASPPGDPERGGGLEEERAGAAPVDCVVCGDKSSGKHYGVFTCEGCKSFFKRSIRRNLSYTCRSNRDCQIDQHHRNQCQYCRLKKCFRVGMRKEAVQRGRIPPSHASASPNAVQSGDYYNGQPVSELISQLLRAEPYPSARFSSQYAQQGSVMGIDNICELAARLLFSTVEWARNIPFFPELPVSDQVALLRLSWSELFVLNAAQSALPLHMAPLLAAAGFHAAPMSADRVVSFMDQIRIFQDQVEKLSRLQVDSAEFSCLKAIALFTPDACGLSDPAHVESLQEKAQVALTEYVRSQYPSQPQRFGRLLLRLPALRAVPASLISQLFFMRLVGKTPIETLIRDMLLSGSSFNWPYGTGQ